A DNA window from Arachis hypogaea cultivar Tifrunner chromosome 18, arahy.Tifrunner.gnm2.J5K5, whole genome shotgun sequence contains the following coding sequences:
- the LOC112773326 gene encoding probable leucine-rich repeat receptor-like serine/threonine-protein kinase At3g14840 isoform X6, translating into MNFSPLFYFWLLAFCCFAFLANGATLVEDEVEVMKEIAKKVGKNDWNFSVDPCSGLENWNSSNAVKGMLINAVTCDCSFANANVTVCHVVSIVLKYQNLTGTLPSELVKLPYLQEIDLTRNYLNGTIPPQWGSMKLVNISLLGNRLTGSIPKELGNITTLKSLVLEFNQLTGELPPELGNLSQLERLHLTSNHFTGNLPATFAKLTKLNHVRLGDNQFSGTIPNFIQSWTTLQRLVVQGSGMSGPIPSGISLLKNLTDLRIADLKGPGSYFPPLSNLTNLETLVLRSCNLIGTVPDYLENVTTLKSLDLSFNKLSGTIPSSFSRLLNMNILYLTGNLFTGPLPNWIANPDYTDLSYNNFSIKEPELLTCQQGSVNLFASSMKEHNLGVVPCLGNINCSKPSYSLHINCGGKLITSSGNITYDEDTQEAGPARSLRAGSNWAVSNTGHFFDSSFGDYYTWSNTSKLTMNNAELYTNARVSALSLTYYGFCMRNGSYTVNLHFAEIMFTDDQTYSSLGRRVFDIYIQKKLVLKDFDIAKEAGGVCKAIIKKFTANVTSSTLEIRLQWAGKGTTAIPFGSVYGPLISAISVNPDFMPPVEKETNKSGSGISVGAIVVIVIAGALVIVFVFGISWRRGCSGQKGSLYKDLQGLDLKTDVFTLRQIKTATNNFDIAYKIGQGGFGTVYKGVLSDGTVVAVKQFSSKSRQGNREFINEIGMISALQHPCLVKLYGCCMEGDQLLLIYEYMENNSLARALFAQEKGQLKLDWSTRRKICLGVAKGLAYLHGESRLKIVHRDIKATNVLLDKDLNPKISDFGLAKLDDDGLTHISTRVAGT; encoded by the exons ATGAATTTTTCTCCTCTTTTCTACTTTTGGCTTCTTGCTTTTTGTTGCTTCGCTTTTTTGGCTAATGGAGCTACTCTCGTAGAAGATGAAG tGGAAGTGATGAAAGAGATAGCAAAGAAGGTTGGGAAGAATGACTGGAACTTCAGCGTGGATCCATGCAGTGGATTAGAGAACTGGAACTCATCAAACGCAGTCAAAGGAATGCTAATAAATGCAGTGACATGTGACTGCTCCTTTGCCAATGCCAATGTTACTGTTTGCCATGTTGTTAGCAT TGTTCTAAAGTACCAGAATCTTACGGGCACACTCCCAAGTGAACTAGTGAAGTTGCCATACCTCCAAGAAAT TGACCTCACCCGCAACTACCTTAACGGCACAATTCCACCACAATGGGGCTCCATGAAACTTGTCAACAT TTCCCTTCTTGGAAATCGACTAACAGGTTCAATTCCAAAGGAGTTGGGAAACATTACCACCCTGAAAAGTTT GGTTTTGGAGTTCAATCAACTCACCGGAGAGCTTCCTCCTGAGCTTGGAAATCTTTCCCAGCTTGAAAGACT GCATCTTACTTCGAACCATTTTACTGGGAATCTACCTGCTACATTTGCTAAGCTCACTAAATTGAATCACGT TCGACTAGGCGATAATCAATTTTCTGGAACTATACCAAATTTTATTCAGAGCTGGACTACTCTTCAGAGGCT GGTGGTGCAAGGGAGTGGTATGAGTGGACCAATTCCTTCTGGAATTTCACTTTTGAAAAACCTCACCGACTT GAGAATCGCTGACTTGAAAGGACCAGGATCTTATTTTCCACCACTTAGTAACTTGACAAATCTAGAAACATT AGTACTGAGGAGTTGTAATCTGATAGGAACAGTGCCTGACTATCTAGAGAATGTGACTACACTAAAATCACT AGACCTTAGTTTTAACAAATTAAGTGGAACCATTCCAAGCTCCTTCAGTCGCCTATTGAACATGAACATACT GTACTTAACTGGAAACCTTTTTACTGGACCGCTACCTAATTGGATAGCTAACCCAGACTATAC AGATCTTTCATATAACAACTTCAGCATCAAAGAGCCAGAGCTGTTGACTTGTCAACAAGGAAGCGT GAACTTGTTTGCATCATCTATGAAGGAACATAACTT ggGAGTTGTTCCATGTTTGGGAAACATTAATTGTTCTAAAC CTTCATATTCTCTCCATATAAATTGCGGTGGGAAACTCATAACTTCTAGTGGGAATATTACATATGATGAAGATACACAAGAAGCTGGACCGGCAAGATCTCTTCGTGCCGGATCAAACTGGGCAGTTAGCAACACTGGTCACTTCTTTGATAGTAGTTTTGGGGACTATTATACATGGTCTAATACATCTAAGCTTACCATGAACAATGCTGAATTGTACACGAATGCACGTGTTTCTGCACTTTCTCTGACATATTATGGTTTTTGCATGAGAAATGGAAGCTACACAGTAAATCTCCATTTTGCTGAGATAATGTTTACAGATGATCAAACATATAGCAGCCTTGGAAGGCGTGTATTTGACATCTATATTCAG AAGAAATTGGTCCTAAAAGATTTTGATATTGCAAAAGAAGCAGGAGGAGTTTGTAAGGCAATCATAAAGAAATTTACCGCTAATGTGACCAGCAGCACCTTGGAGATTCGCTTACAATGGGCTGGGAAAGGGACAACAGCTATTCCATTTGGATCAGTATATGGTCCTCTAATATCAGCTATATCTGTAAATCCTG ACTTTATGCCACCAGTGGAAAAAGAAACTAACAAAAGTGGAAGTGGCATATCTGTGGGGGCTATAGTTGTAATTGTAATTGCTGGAGCACTTGTTATCGTCTTCGTATTTGGTATATCCTGGCGGCGAGGATGTTCAGGACAAAAAGGTTCATTATATAAAG ATCTACAGGGTTTGGATCTAAAAACCGATGTATTTACCTTGAGGCAAATCAAAACAGCAACTAACAATTTCGATATTGCTTATAAGATTGGACAAGGAGGGTTTGGTACTGTTTACAAG GGTGTTCTTTCAGATGGCACAGTAGTGGCAGTTAAACAGTTTTCTTCTAAATCGAGGCAAGGGAATCGCGAGTTCATAAATGAGATTGGCATGATTTCGGCTTTGCAACACCCCTGTCTAGTTAAGCTCTATGGCTGTTGTATGGAGGGAGATCAATTGTTGTTGATATACGAATATATGGAAAACAATAGCCTTGCTCGTGCTTTGTTTG CCCAAGAAAAAGGTCAACTGAAATTGGATTGGTCAACAAGGCGCAAGATTTGTCTTGGCGTTGCTAAAGGCTTGGCTTACCTCCATGGAGAGTCAAGGTTAAAGATAGTTCATAGAGATATCAAGGCCACCAATGTATTACTGGATAAAGATCTAAACCCAAAGATATCTGATTTTGGTTTGGCCAAGCTTGATGATGATGGACTTACCCACATAAGCACTAGAGTGGCTGGCACCTAG
- the LOC112773326 gene encoding probable leucine-rich repeat receptor-like serine/threonine-protein kinase At3g14840 isoform X2, with protein MNFSPLFYFWLLAFCCFAFLANGATLVEDEVEVMKEIAKKVGKNDWNFSVDPCSGLENWNSSNAVKGMLINAVTCDCSFANANVTVCHVVSIVLKYQNLTGTLPSELVKLPYLQEIDLTRNYLNGTIPPQWGSMKLVNISLLGNRLTGSIPKELGNITTLKSLVLEFNQLTGELPPELGNLSQLERLHLTSNHFTGNLPATFAKLTKLNHVRLGDNQFSGTIPNFIQSWTTLQRLVVQGSGMSGPIPSGISLLKNLTDLRIADLKGPGSYFPPLSNLTNLETLVLRSCNLIGTVPDYLENVTTLKSLDLSFNKLSGTIPSSFSRLLNMNILYLTGNLFTGPLPNWIANPDYTDLSYNNFSIKEPELLTCQQGSVNLFASSMKEHNLGVVPCLGNINCSKPSYSLHINCGGKLITSSGNITYDEDTQEAGPARSLRAGSNWAVSNTGHFFDSSFGDYYTWSNTSKLTMNNAELYTNARVSALSLTYYGFCMRNGSYTVNLHFAEIMFTDDQTYSSLGRRVFDIYIQKKLVLKDFDIAKEAGGVCKAIIKKFTANVTSSTLEIRLQWAGKGTTAIPFGSVYGPLISAISVNPDFMPPVEKETNKSGSGISVGAIVVIVIAGALVIVFVFGISWRRGCSGQKDLQGLDLKTDVFTLRQIKTATNNFDIAYKIGQGGFGTVYKGVLSDGTVVAVKQFSSKSRQGNREFINEIGMISALQHPCLVKLYGCCMEGDQLLLIYEYMENNSLARALFAQEKGQLKLDWSTRRKICLGVAKGLAYLHGESRLKIVHRDIKATNVLLDKDLNPKISDFGLAKLDDDGLTHISTRVAGTYGYMAPEYAMRGYLTDKADVYSFGIVALEVVSGKSNNMNWQKEECFSLLDWALLLKEKGDLLDLVDERLGSDLNENEAMLIINVALLCSNFSSLHRPTMSSVVRMLEGKSAVQEAMPDTTQVFDEKKLEMMRNCYQQRGKHKIPDTHEHSTLIVETAAFMTNSEVHSANMDSSSWEESTR; from the exons ATGAATTTTTCTCCTCTTTTCTACTTTTGGCTTCTTGCTTTTTGTTGCTTCGCTTTTTTGGCTAATGGAGCTACTCTCGTAGAAGATGAAG tGGAAGTGATGAAAGAGATAGCAAAGAAGGTTGGGAAGAATGACTGGAACTTCAGCGTGGATCCATGCAGTGGATTAGAGAACTGGAACTCATCAAACGCAGTCAAAGGAATGCTAATAAATGCAGTGACATGTGACTGCTCCTTTGCCAATGCCAATGTTACTGTTTGCCATGTTGTTAGCAT TGTTCTAAAGTACCAGAATCTTACGGGCACACTCCCAAGTGAACTAGTGAAGTTGCCATACCTCCAAGAAAT TGACCTCACCCGCAACTACCTTAACGGCACAATTCCACCACAATGGGGCTCCATGAAACTTGTCAACAT TTCCCTTCTTGGAAATCGACTAACAGGTTCAATTCCAAAGGAGTTGGGAAACATTACCACCCTGAAAAGTTT GGTTTTGGAGTTCAATCAACTCACCGGAGAGCTTCCTCCTGAGCTTGGAAATCTTTCCCAGCTTGAAAGACT GCATCTTACTTCGAACCATTTTACTGGGAATCTACCTGCTACATTTGCTAAGCTCACTAAATTGAATCACGT TCGACTAGGCGATAATCAATTTTCTGGAACTATACCAAATTTTATTCAGAGCTGGACTACTCTTCAGAGGCT GGTGGTGCAAGGGAGTGGTATGAGTGGACCAATTCCTTCTGGAATTTCACTTTTGAAAAACCTCACCGACTT GAGAATCGCTGACTTGAAAGGACCAGGATCTTATTTTCCACCACTTAGTAACTTGACAAATCTAGAAACATT AGTACTGAGGAGTTGTAATCTGATAGGAACAGTGCCTGACTATCTAGAGAATGTGACTACACTAAAATCACT AGACCTTAGTTTTAACAAATTAAGTGGAACCATTCCAAGCTCCTTCAGTCGCCTATTGAACATGAACATACT GTACTTAACTGGAAACCTTTTTACTGGACCGCTACCTAATTGGATAGCTAACCCAGACTATAC AGATCTTTCATATAACAACTTCAGCATCAAAGAGCCAGAGCTGTTGACTTGTCAACAAGGAAGCGT GAACTTGTTTGCATCATCTATGAAGGAACATAACTT ggGAGTTGTTCCATGTTTGGGAAACATTAATTGTTCTAAAC CTTCATATTCTCTCCATATAAATTGCGGTGGGAAACTCATAACTTCTAGTGGGAATATTACATATGATGAAGATACACAAGAAGCTGGACCGGCAAGATCTCTTCGTGCCGGATCAAACTGGGCAGTTAGCAACACTGGTCACTTCTTTGATAGTAGTTTTGGGGACTATTATACATGGTCTAATACATCTAAGCTTACCATGAACAATGCTGAATTGTACACGAATGCACGTGTTTCTGCACTTTCTCTGACATATTATGGTTTTTGCATGAGAAATGGAAGCTACACAGTAAATCTCCATTTTGCTGAGATAATGTTTACAGATGATCAAACATATAGCAGCCTTGGAAGGCGTGTATTTGACATCTATATTCAG AAGAAATTGGTCCTAAAAGATTTTGATATTGCAAAAGAAGCAGGAGGAGTTTGTAAGGCAATCATAAAGAAATTTACCGCTAATGTGACCAGCAGCACCTTGGAGATTCGCTTACAATGGGCTGGGAAAGGGACAACAGCTATTCCATTTGGATCAGTATATGGTCCTCTAATATCAGCTATATCTGTAAATCCTG ACTTTATGCCACCAGTGGAAAAAGAAACTAACAAAAGTGGAAGTGGCATATCTGTGGGGGCTATAGTTGTAATTGTAATTGCTGGAGCACTTGTTATCGTCTTCGTATTTGGTATATCCTGGCGGCGAGGATGTTCAGGACAAAAAG ATCTACAGGGTTTGGATCTAAAAACCGATGTATTTACCTTGAGGCAAATCAAAACAGCAACTAACAATTTCGATATTGCTTATAAGATTGGACAAGGAGGGTTTGGTACTGTTTACAAG GGTGTTCTTTCAGATGGCACAGTAGTGGCAGTTAAACAGTTTTCTTCTAAATCGAGGCAAGGGAATCGCGAGTTCATAAATGAGATTGGCATGATTTCGGCTTTGCAACACCCCTGTCTAGTTAAGCTCTATGGCTGTTGTATGGAGGGAGATCAATTGTTGTTGATATACGAATATATGGAAAACAATAGCCTTGCTCGTGCTTTGTTTG CCCAAGAAAAAGGTCAACTGAAATTGGATTGGTCAACAAGGCGCAAGATTTGTCTTGGCGTTGCTAAAGGCTTGGCTTACCTCCATGGAGAGTCAAGGTTAAAGATAGTTCATAGAGATATCAAGGCCACCAATGTATTACTGGATAAAGATCTAAACCCAAAGATATCTGATTTTGGTTTGGCCAAGCTTGATGATGATGGACTTACCCACATAAGCACTAGAGTGGCTGGCACCTA TGGATATATGGCTCCAGAATATGCAATGCGCGGTTATTTGACGGACAAAGCAGATGTTTATAGTTTTGGAATTGTTGCCTTGGAAGTAGTTAGTGGCAAAAGCAACAATATGAACTGGCAAAAGGAAGAATGCTTTTCTCTTCTTGATTGG GCTCTTCTCTtgaaagaaaaaggtgatctATTGGACCTAGTTGATGAGAGGTTGGGTTCAGACTTGAACGAAAATGAAGCAATGCTCATCATCAATGTGGCTCTTCTATGCTCAAATTTCTCTTCATTGCACAGGCCAACCATGTCTTCAGTGGTAAGAATGCTCGAAGGCAAAAGCGCAGTTCAAGAGGCCATGCCGGACACAACCCAGGTATTCGATGAGAAGAAGTTAGAAATGATGAGAAACTGTTACCAACAGAGAGGAAAACATAAGATTCCAGACACTCATGAACATAGCACCTTAATAGTTGAAACTGCTGCTTTTATGACTAATTCAGAGGTCCATTCAGCCAACATGGATTCTTCTTCCTGGGAGGAAAGTACTAGATGA
- the LOC112773326 gene encoding probable leucine-rich repeat receptor-like serine/threonine-protein kinase At3g14840 isoform X1, whose product MNFSPLFYFWLLAFCCFAFLANGATLVEDEVEVMKEIAKKVGKNDWNFSVDPCSGLENWNSSNAVKGMLINAVTCDCSFANANVTVCHVVSIVLKYQNLTGTLPSELVKLPYLQEIDLTRNYLNGTIPPQWGSMKLVNISLLGNRLTGSIPKELGNITTLKSLVLEFNQLTGELPPELGNLSQLERLHLTSNHFTGNLPATFAKLTKLNHVRLGDNQFSGTIPNFIQSWTTLQRLVVQGSGMSGPIPSGISLLKNLTDLRIADLKGPGSYFPPLSNLTNLETLVLRSCNLIGTVPDYLENVTTLKSLDLSFNKLSGTIPSSFSRLLNMNILYLTGNLFTGPLPNWIANPDYTDLSYNNFSIKEPELLTCQQGSVNLFASSMKEHNLGVVPCLGNINCSKPSYSLHINCGGKLITSSGNITYDEDTQEAGPARSLRAGSNWAVSNTGHFFDSSFGDYYTWSNTSKLTMNNAELYTNARVSALSLTYYGFCMRNGSYTVNLHFAEIMFTDDQTYSSLGRRVFDIYIQKKLVLKDFDIAKEAGGVCKAIIKKFTANVTSSTLEIRLQWAGKGTTAIPFGSVYGPLISAISVNPDFMPPVEKETNKSGSGISVGAIVVIVIAGALVIVFVFGISWRRGCSGQKGSLYKDLQGLDLKTDVFTLRQIKTATNNFDIAYKIGQGGFGTVYKGVLSDGTVVAVKQFSSKSRQGNREFINEIGMISALQHPCLVKLYGCCMEGDQLLLIYEYMENNSLARALFAQEKGQLKLDWSTRRKICLGVAKGLAYLHGESRLKIVHRDIKATNVLLDKDLNPKISDFGLAKLDDDGLTHISTRVAGTYGYMAPEYAMRGYLTDKADVYSFGIVALEVVSGKSNNMNWQKEECFSLLDWALLLKEKGDLLDLVDERLGSDLNENEAMLIINVALLCSNFSSLHRPTMSSVVRMLEGKSAVQEAMPDTTQVFDEKKLEMMRNCYQQRGKHKIPDTHEHSTLIVETAAFMTNSEVHSANMDSSSWEESTR is encoded by the exons ATGAATTTTTCTCCTCTTTTCTACTTTTGGCTTCTTGCTTTTTGTTGCTTCGCTTTTTTGGCTAATGGAGCTACTCTCGTAGAAGATGAAG tGGAAGTGATGAAAGAGATAGCAAAGAAGGTTGGGAAGAATGACTGGAACTTCAGCGTGGATCCATGCAGTGGATTAGAGAACTGGAACTCATCAAACGCAGTCAAAGGAATGCTAATAAATGCAGTGACATGTGACTGCTCCTTTGCCAATGCCAATGTTACTGTTTGCCATGTTGTTAGCAT TGTTCTAAAGTACCAGAATCTTACGGGCACACTCCCAAGTGAACTAGTGAAGTTGCCATACCTCCAAGAAAT TGACCTCACCCGCAACTACCTTAACGGCACAATTCCACCACAATGGGGCTCCATGAAACTTGTCAACAT TTCCCTTCTTGGAAATCGACTAACAGGTTCAATTCCAAAGGAGTTGGGAAACATTACCACCCTGAAAAGTTT GGTTTTGGAGTTCAATCAACTCACCGGAGAGCTTCCTCCTGAGCTTGGAAATCTTTCCCAGCTTGAAAGACT GCATCTTACTTCGAACCATTTTACTGGGAATCTACCTGCTACATTTGCTAAGCTCACTAAATTGAATCACGT TCGACTAGGCGATAATCAATTTTCTGGAACTATACCAAATTTTATTCAGAGCTGGACTACTCTTCAGAGGCT GGTGGTGCAAGGGAGTGGTATGAGTGGACCAATTCCTTCTGGAATTTCACTTTTGAAAAACCTCACCGACTT GAGAATCGCTGACTTGAAAGGACCAGGATCTTATTTTCCACCACTTAGTAACTTGACAAATCTAGAAACATT AGTACTGAGGAGTTGTAATCTGATAGGAACAGTGCCTGACTATCTAGAGAATGTGACTACACTAAAATCACT AGACCTTAGTTTTAACAAATTAAGTGGAACCATTCCAAGCTCCTTCAGTCGCCTATTGAACATGAACATACT GTACTTAACTGGAAACCTTTTTACTGGACCGCTACCTAATTGGATAGCTAACCCAGACTATAC AGATCTTTCATATAACAACTTCAGCATCAAAGAGCCAGAGCTGTTGACTTGTCAACAAGGAAGCGT GAACTTGTTTGCATCATCTATGAAGGAACATAACTT ggGAGTTGTTCCATGTTTGGGAAACATTAATTGTTCTAAAC CTTCATATTCTCTCCATATAAATTGCGGTGGGAAACTCATAACTTCTAGTGGGAATATTACATATGATGAAGATACACAAGAAGCTGGACCGGCAAGATCTCTTCGTGCCGGATCAAACTGGGCAGTTAGCAACACTGGTCACTTCTTTGATAGTAGTTTTGGGGACTATTATACATGGTCTAATACATCTAAGCTTACCATGAACAATGCTGAATTGTACACGAATGCACGTGTTTCTGCACTTTCTCTGACATATTATGGTTTTTGCATGAGAAATGGAAGCTACACAGTAAATCTCCATTTTGCTGAGATAATGTTTACAGATGATCAAACATATAGCAGCCTTGGAAGGCGTGTATTTGACATCTATATTCAG AAGAAATTGGTCCTAAAAGATTTTGATATTGCAAAAGAAGCAGGAGGAGTTTGTAAGGCAATCATAAAGAAATTTACCGCTAATGTGACCAGCAGCACCTTGGAGATTCGCTTACAATGGGCTGGGAAAGGGACAACAGCTATTCCATTTGGATCAGTATATGGTCCTCTAATATCAGCTATATCTGTAAATCCTG ACTTTATGCCACCAGTGGAAAAAGAAACTAACAAAAGTGGAAGTGGCATATCTGTGGGGGCTATAGTTGTAATTGTAATTGCTGGAGCACTTGTTATCGTCTTCGTATTTGGTATATCCTGGCGGCGAGGATGTTCAGGACAAAAAGGTTCATTATATAAAG ATCTACAGGGTTTGGATCTAAAAACCGATGTATTTACCTTGAGGCAAATCAAAACAGCAACTAACAATTTCGATATTGCTTATAAGATTGGACAAGGAGGGTTTGGTACTGTTTACAAG GGTGTTCTTTCAGATGGCACAGTAGTGGCAGTTAAACAGTTTTCTTCTAAATCGAGGCAAGGGAATCGCGAGTTCATAAATGAGATTGGCATGATTTCGGCTTTGCAACACCCCTGTCTAGTTAAGCTCTATGGCTGTTGTATGGAGGGAGATCAATTGTTGTTGATATACGAATATATGGAAAACAATAGCCTTGCTCGTGCTTTGTTTG CCCAAGAAAAAGGTCAACTGAAATTGGATTGGTCAACAAGGCGCAAGATTTGTCTTGGCGTTGCTAAAGGCTTGGCTTACCTCCATGGAGAGTCAAGGTTAAAGATAGTTCATAGAGATATCAAGGCCACCAATGTATTACTGGATAAAGATCTAAACCCAAAGATATCTGATTTTGGTTTGGCCAAGCTTGATGATGATGGACTTACCCACATAAGCACTAGAGTGGCTGGCACCTA TGGATATATGGCTCCAGAATATGCAATGCGCGGTTATTTGACGGACAAAGCAGATGTTTATAGTTTTGGAATTGTTGCCTTGGAAGTAGTTAGTGGCAAAAGCAACAATATGAACTGGCAAAAGGAAGAATGCTTTTCTCTTCTTGATTGG GCTCTTCTCTtgaaagaaaaaggtgatctATTGGACCTAGTTGATGAGAGGTTGGGTTCAGACTTGAACGAAAATGAAGCAATGCTCATCATCAATGTGGCTCTTCTATGCTCAAATTTCTCTTCATTGCACAGGCCAACCATGTCTTCAGTGGTAAGAATGCTCGAAGGCAAAAGCGCAGTTCAAGAGGCCATGCCGGACACAACCCAGGTATTCGATGAGAAGAAGTTAGAAATGATGAGAAACTGTTACCAACAGAGAGGAAAACATAAGATTCCAGACACTCATGAACATAGCACCTTAATAGTTGAAACTGCTGCTTTTATGACTAATTCAGAGGTCCATTCAGCCAACATGGATTCTTCTTCCTGGGAGGAAAGTACTAGATGA